Proteins encoded by one window of Brevinematales bacterium:
- a CDS encoding response regulator, whose amino-acid sequence MKISWWIVVYLFFHLLLVSLFFAIQVQNSRDNINYFAKQHLLEKQEFFKTATYLKSEVIKKMIQDYTFWDEMADFTKNKKSAWAKVNLDTLFPSINIQFLWVYETNGNRIYYKSDGNYSDTADLLKLTGITADEMHGYFSTNRYMEIFIHHNQMHYQLFGSTIHPTSDFERKTPPAGYFFVAKKWDGIFIDNLKKNVYASEIEIIDAEFTNAAYDFERSGPQLVVNIPLPGWNFTHFARITFTDNAVIEYGKILFGQLFIVGFLLAASYILFFIILLYRIVFPLRNISGSLKMKNLEPIKNLSRSKSEFGDISRLINEFFVQRQNIEDINTQLQTVEAHQRAMLDNIPYMLWLKDNQGRFIEVNKAFETFFRMTREQVVGKTNTELFSPEIAVKFNNYLEKLYSVKTQLAFEEEFLIDDKNVCLEMFFTVIVSQNGEIIGNTGMARDITLQKNNEAERENLQGQIYQLNKIDTLGKLAGGVAHEFRNYLTVIRGYSDLIQYHPNSDPEIREFLKNIIDAADKSTSITSQLLAFSRKQILTPHNINLNDRLTEMKKVIEPLIGENIRIVLKTKPRLSNIYADMTQIEQIVFNLTLNSRDAMPDGGTILWTTDNIRIDEKYCREYPFALPGNYVLFSVTDDGEGMTAEVLKKIFDPFFTTKDIGKGTGMGLAVVYGIVKQHNGWITAESEPGRGSVFSVYFPVMDGIISDGVHNKDTKNFSQLVGNLEQILLIEDERGVRNMLTEALKRNKYRVIDCGDIKSARIKYAGHHADIQMLISDVLLPDGNGMEFAREIREDNPRIPVILTSGYMTPSLRMDIIEKNGFEFIPKPFTLMEFLRRVSELFHNNP is encoded by the coding sequence GTGAAAATATCCTGGTGGATCGTAGTCTATTTATTTTTCCACCTGCTGCTTGTGTCGTTATTTTTTGCAATACAGGTTCAGAACAGCCGTGATAACATCAACTACTTCGCCAAACAGCATCTGCTGGAAAAGCAGGAATTCTTTAAAACCGCGACCTATCTGAAATCGGAAGTCATTAAGAAAATGATCCAGGACTATACGTTCTGGGACGAAATGGCCGACTTTACAAAAAATAAAAAATCAGCATGGGCGAAAGTCAATCTTGACACCCTATTTCCTTCCATTAATATTCAATTCCTGTGGGTATATGAAACCAACGGAAACCGGATTTATTATAAAAGCGACGGCAATTATTCGGATACGGCCGATTTATTGAAACTAACCGGCATCACAGCGGACGAAATGCACGGGTATTTTTCCACCAACCGCTACATGGAAATATTCATCCATCATAACCAGATGCATTACCAGTTGTTCGGGAGCACAATCCATCCGACAAGCGACTTCGAAAGAAAAACGCCGCCTGCGGGATATTTCTTCGTCGCGAAAAAATGGGACGGTATATTTATCGACAACCTGAAAAAGAACGTCTACGCCTCGGAAATAGAAATAATCGACGCGGAATTCACCAACGCGGCGTACGATTTCGAACGGTCGGGGCCTCAGCTGGTGGTGAATATTCCCCTGCCCGGATGGAATTTTACCCATTTTGCAAGAATCACGTTCACAGATAACGCGGTCATCGAATACGGAAAAATTCTATTCGGCCAGCTTTTTATCGTGGGGTTTCTCCTCGCGGCGTCCTATATCCTGTTCTTTATCATCCTGTTATACCGGATTGTTTTCCCGCTCAGGAATATCTCAGGCTCGCTGAAAATGAAAAACCTCGAACCGATAAAAAACCTTTCACGGTCGAAATCGGAATTCGGCGATATTTCGCGCTTAATCAACGAATTTTTCGTTCAGCGGCAGAATATCGAGGATATCAATACCCAACTCCAGACTGTCGAAGCGCATCAGAGAGCGATGCTGGACAATATCCCGTATATGCTCTGGCTTAAGGATAATCAGGGACGTTTTATCGAGGTAAACAAGGCGTTCGAAACCTTTTTCAGGATGACGCGCGAACAGGTGGTAGGGAAAACCAACACCGAACTGTTTTCCCCTGAAATCGCGGTAAAATTCAATAATTACCTTGAAAAACTGTATTCTGTCAAAACACAGCTCGCGTTCGAGGAAGAATTTCTTATCGATGATAAAAATGTCTGTCTTGAGATGTTTTTTACGGTCATCGTCAGCCAGAACGGCGAAATTATCGGGAATACCGGGATGGCCCGCGATATCACGCTTCAAAAAAACAACGAAGCGGAACGGGAGAATTTGCAGGGGCAGATATACCAACTGAATAAAATTGATACGCTCGGGAAACTCGCCGGGGGAGTGGCGCACGAATTCAGGAATTATCTCACCGTTATCCGGGGATACTCCGACCTGATCCAGTACCATCCGAACTCCGACCCGGAAATCCGCGAATTTCTGAAGAATATCATTGACGCGGCGGATAAATCAACATCGATCACCTCCCAGCTCCTCGCGTTCAGCCGGAAACAGATACTCACCCCCCATAACATCAATCTAAACGACCGGTTGACCGAGATGAAGAAGGTCATCGAGCCGCTGATCGGCGAGAATATCCGTATCGTCCTGAAAACAAAACCTCGCCTGAGCAATATTTACGCGGATATGACCCAGATCGAGCAGATCGTATTCAACCTTACATTAAACTCCCGTGACGCGATGCCTGACGGGGGAACCATTCTATGGACGACCGACAATATCCGTATCGACGAGAAGTATTGCCGGGAATACCCGTTCGCCCTCCCCGGAAATTATGTCCTGTTTTCCGTAACCGACGACGGCGAAGGAATGACTGCCGAGGTGCTGAAAAAAATATTCGACCCGTTTTTTACTACGAAGGATATCGGTAAGGGCACGGGGATGGGTCTCGCCGTAGTTTACGGGATTGTCAAACAGCATAACGGATGGATTACCGCCGAGAGCGAACCGGGCAGAGGTTCGGTCTTTTCGGTCTATTTCCCGGTGATGGACGGTATTATCAGCGACGGTGTTCACAATAAAGATACGAAGAATTTCAGTCAACTGGTGGGAAATCTCGAGCAGATATTACTGATCGAGGACGAACGCGGCGTGCGGAATATGCTGACCGAGGCGTTGAAGCGGAATAAGTACCGTGTCATCGACTGCGGGGATATTAAGTCCGCGCGGATAAAATATGCCGGGCATCATGCGGATATCCAGATGCTGATCTCCGACGTACTGCTGCCGGACGGGAACGGGATGGAATTCGCGCGGGAAATCCGTGAGGATAATCCCCGTATCCCGGTAATACTCACCAGCGGATATATGACGCCTTCCCTTCGGATGGATATTATCGAAAAGAACGGATTCGAGTTTATCCCGAAACCGTTCACCCTGATGGAGTTTTTACGCAGGGTTTCTGAGCTGTTCCATAATAACCCGTGA